One segment of Deinococcus aerolatus DNA contains the following:
- the plsY gene encoding glycerol-3-phosphate 1-O-acyltransferase PlsY yields MGGVTVSTLLLALSAVLVSYVIGSIPAASWLARSRGVDIRKVGSGNSGATNVLRSLGKGPAFLVALFDILKGALVVWLARALGLPPEWVGLCGVAAVIGHNFSPFLGFRGGKGVATSFGTIAALDPVVGAGAFVLGVAAMWLTRFVSAGSILGAITAILLVVALGRPVWLMLVIGFLAALLVWQHRSNIGRLTAGKESRLGEKVR; encoded by the coding sequence ATCGGGGGCGTGACTGTGTCCACCCTTCTGCTTGCGCTCTCGGCGGTGCTGGTCTCCTACGTGATCGGGTCCATTCCAGCGGCGTCCTGGCTGGCACGGTCGCGTGGCGTGGACATCCGCAAGGTGGGCAGCGGCAACAGCGGCGCCACCAACGTGCTGCGCTCGCTGGGCAAGGGTCCGGCATTTCTGGTGGCCCTGTTCGACATCCTGAAAGGCGCGCTGGTGGTGTGGCTGGCGCGGGCGCTGGGGCTGCCGCCGGAGTGGGTGGGCCTGTGCGGGGTGGCCGCGGTGATCGGACACAACTTCAGCCCGTTCCTGGGCTTCCGGGGGGGCAAGGGCGTGGCCACCAGCTTCGGCACCATTGCGGCGCTGGACCCGGTGGTGGGGGCAGGGGCCTTCGTGCTGGGGGTGGCCGCCATGTGGCTGACCCGTTTCGTCAGCGCAGGCAGCATTCTGGGCGCCATCACGGCCATTCTTCTGGTGGTGGCGCTGGGCCGGCCGGTCTGGCTGATGCTGGTGATCGGGTTTCTGGCCGCGCTGCTGGTCTGGCAGCACCGCTCCAACATCGGGCGGCTGACGGCGGGCAAGGAGTCCCGGCTGGGCGAGAAGGTTCGCTGA